The window GCCGTTTGCGACGTACGCCGGAAGGAGACAACAGGAATACGGGTCTTAGCAGTTCAGCGGCCCGCAGCGGGAAGACCCATTGCTTGGAAGGCTGTTGGTCATGGCCATAGCGCAGCCCGAGCGGGGCGGGCTGCTGCCCGACCGCCCGGGCACCCTCCGCGGCACGCTCGCCACCACCGCCTGCATGGAGACACTGCAGGTCGGCTATCTGCACGCGGTCGCCGCCGCGGCCGGCTGCTCGCTGTCCCAGCCCTTCCCGGACAACGGCATCGACTGGCACGTCAGCCACAGCGCACCCGGACACACCGTCGACGACGAGGTCACCATCAAGGTGCAGCTGAAGTGCACCTACCAGGTCCCGCCCAACCCGCCGGGCCGCTTCTTCTCCTTCACCCTCGACAACGACCACCTGCGCAAGCTGGCCCGCACACCCGTCTCGGTGCACAAGATCCTGGTCGTCATGCTCGTGCCGCGCGCGCAGGACGACTGGCTGCGCGCCGGCCACGACCGGCTCGACCTGCGGCACTGCTGCTACTGGGTCAACCTGGCCGGCCGGCCGGTCACCGGCCGGCACCGGACCACCGTGCGGATACCGACCGCGCGCATCTTCGACGACCGGGCGCTGTGCGAGATCATGACGCGGGTCGGGACGGGAGGCAGGCCATGAGGAGCCGTCCGTACGAGGAGCCGGCCCGGCAGGTCCGGCAGCACCCCGACGACCTCCCCTGGAACCGCCCCCCGGAGCCCGCCGAGGTCGACCCGGCCGTGCTCGGCGCCCTGCTGCGCCGGCACGGCTGGCAGCGGCGCGGGGGAGCCGCCGGCCGGTACGGCCGCTGGACCCCGCCCGGCCCGGGCGCCGGCGGCACCAGCCTGCTCGTGCCGGAGAACCGCGGCTTCCCGGACAGCGACGACCTGCTCGGCGAGGCCCTCGACGCCCTGGCCCGCAGCGACACCCCCTCCGCCCGCGAGGTCCTCATCTCCCTGGCCGTACCGAGCGACGAGATCCGCTGGTGGCGAGACACCCCCAGGGGACCCGTGGGAGCCGCGCACTGGACGGCCGACATGCAACTACGCGGCGCCGCACGGCAGATGCTGCTCGCCGCCGCGCTCGCCACCCGGGCGCGTGCCGGATACCACGGCGCCCGCCACCGCAGACCGGCCGCCGCCCTCATGGAGGACGTCCTCGTCGGACCCGCCACCGAGGGCCGCACCCTCACCGCCTTCGTGCCCGCGGCCACCGGCCGGCACCTCGCCGTACGGCTCCACCAGGCCCTGTTCGCCACCCGGGAGGCCATCGACTACCGGCGGGCCACCGGCGGGATGGACGCCTTCGACGGCGCCGTCGAGGCCGGCGTCAGCCGCGAGCTCACCGAGGCGCTCGGCGCGCTCGTGCGGGGCACCGAGGGCGCCCGCGTCGCCGTCGCCTGGGCCCCAGGGTCCGGTGTACCCGAGGGCTGCGCCGCCTCCGCCGAACCCGTCGAGTTCTCACCGGGCGACCTGCCCGTGCTCCGCGAGGCCGCGGCCCGCTACCTGCGCGAGGAACCCTCCGTGCCGGTCCGCGTCACGGGTGCCGTCGTCCGCATGCGCCGCTCCGGCCCCACCGGCGAGGGCACCGTCCGGCTGCGCGTCCTCGCCGGCGTCGAGGTCCCGCACCTCCGCGTCACCCTCGACGAGGAGGACTACCGCATCGCCGGCCACGCCCACCTCGTCGGACTGCCCGTCCGGGTGCACGGCCGGCTGGAGCGGCGGGGCGGCTTCCGCCGGCTCACCGGCGCCTCCGGCGTCGTACCCGTGCAGGTGGACGACGCCGAGCGGGACCGGCTGATGAAGGCCCTCCAGGAGAACCTCGACTTCTTCGAGGAGGCGTGCGGAGAGGGGGAGGCGGGAGCGTACGGGGACGAGGACTGACGGTGACCGTTTCGCGGTCGGTGCCGTCGGGTCGGTACGATCGCCTGTGCGCGCGCTCCTGGTATGGCGCCGCATCCCACCTTCAGTCAGGAGAGACCGGTGTCAGACGTCCGTGTGATCATCCAACGCGATTCCGAGCGGGAAGAACGCGTGGTGACGACGGGCACTACGGCCGCCGACCTCTTCGCGGGCGAGCGCTCGATCATCGCCGCGCGCGTGGCCGGCGAGCTGCGGGACCTCAGCCACGAGCTGGCCGACGGTGACGAGGTCGAGGGCGTCGAGATCTCCTCCGAGGACGGCCTGAACATCCTGCGCCACTCCACCGCGCACGTCATGGCGCAGGCCGTGCAGGAGCTGTTCCCCGAGGCCAAGCTGGGCATCGGCCCGCCCGTCAAGGACGGCTTCTACTACGACTTCGACGTCGAGAAGCCCTTCCACCCCGATGACCTCAAGGCCATCGAGAAGAAGATGCAGGAGATCCAGAAGCGCGGCCAGCGCTTCTCCCGTCGTGTCGTCACCGACGAGGCCGCGCGCGAGGAGCTGGCCGACGAGCCGTACAAGCTGGAGCTGATCGGCCTCAAGGGTTCCGCGTCCCACGACGACGGCGCGGACGTCGAGGTCGGCGCCGGCGAGCTGACGATCTACGACAACCTGGACGCCAAGACCGGCGAGCTGTGCTGGAAGGACCTCTGCCGCGGTCCCCACCTGCCGACGACCCGGCTGATCCCGGCGTTCAAGCTGATGCGCAACGCGGCCGCCTACTGGCGCGGCAGCGAGAAGAACCCGATGCTCCAGCGCATCTACGGCACCGCCTGGCCGTCCAAGGACGAGCTGAAGGCGCACCTGGACTTCCTCGCCGAGGCCGAGAAGCGCGACCACCGCAAGCTCGGCAGCGAGCTGGACCTGTTCTCCATCCCGGAGCAGATCGGCTCCGGCCTCGCCGTCTTCCACCCCAAGGGCGGCATCGTCCGCCGCGTGATGGAGGACTACTCGCGCCGCCGCCACGAGGAAGAGGGCTACGAGTTCGTCTACACCCCGCACGCCACGAAGGGGAAGCTCTTCGAGACGTCCGGGCACCTGGACTGGTACGCCGACGGCATGTACCCGCCCATGCAGCTCGACGAGGGCGTGGACTACTACCTCAAGCCCATGAACTGCCCGATGCACAACCTGATCTTCGACGCGCGCGGCCGCTCCTACCGCGAACTGCCGCTGCGCCTGTTCGAGTTCGGCACCGTGTACCGGTACGAGAAGTCCGGCGTCGTGCACGGCCTGACCCGCGCCCGCGGCTTCACACAGGACGACGCGCACATCTACTGCACCCGTGAGCAGATGTCGGAGGAGCTCGACAAGACGCTCACCTTCGTCCTCGGCCTGCTGCGCGACTACGGCCTGACCGACTTCTACCTGGAGCTGTCCACCAAGGACCCGGAGAAGTTCGTCGGCTCCGACGAGGTCTGGGAGGAGGCCACCGAGACGCTGCGCCAGGTCGCCGAGAAGCAGGGCCTGCCCCTCGTGCCCGACCCGGGCGGCGCCGCCTTCTACGGCCCGAAGATCTCCGTGCAGACCAAGGACGCCATCGGCCGCACCTGGCAGATGTCGACCATCCAGCTCGACTTCAACCTGCCCGAGCGGTTCGACCTGGAGTACACCGGCCCCGACGGTGCCAAGCAGCGCCCGGTCATGATCCACCGCGCGCTGTTCGGCTCCATCGAGCGGTTCTTCGCCGTGCTGCTGGAGCACTACGCGGGCGCCTTCCCGGCGTGGCTGGCCCCCGTGCAGGCGCTCGGCATCCCGATCGGCGACGCGCACGTGGAGTACCTGGAGAAGTTCGCGGCCGCGGCCAAGAAGCAGGGTCTGCGCGTCGAGGTGGACTCCTCCTCGGACCGCATGCAGAAGAAGATCCGCAACGCCCAGAAGCAGAAGGTGCCCTTCATGGTCATCGCGGGTGACGAGGACATGTCGAACGACTCGGTGTCCTTCCGCTACCGCGACGGCTCCCAGGAGAACGGCATCCCCTTCGACGAGGCGATCGCCAAGATCGCGAAGATCGTGGAGGAGCGGTCCCAGGTCTGAACCGCCTGAGCCGCGAGGGCCCCCGGGATCACCGTCCCGGGGGCCCCTTTCTGTCGCTCTCCCGCGTGAACGTCTGCATCAGCCAGGACGAGAACGAACCTGTCACCGCGCCGAGCAGGCCGATCCCGCAGGCCATCATCCCCATCGCGATCGTCCGGCCCAGCTCGGTCACCGGGGTGATGTCGCCGTAGCCGACCGTGCTGAGCGTCGAGGCGGCCCACCACACCGCGTCCCCGAAGGTCGTCATGGTGGCACCGGGCGCCCCGCGCTCCTGCTGGAACACCGCGAGCGCCCCGGCGAAGCCCAGCAGCAGCGTGGACAGGCTCGCGTAGGAGATCACGCGGGCGTACAGGGAGAGCCGGGGCTCTCCCTGCCGGCGCTGGATGACGTCGTAGAGCGGGACGATCCGCAGCGGGCGCAGCAACGGCAGGATGACCACGACGGTGTGCAGGAAGTGCGTGCTGACGAAACGCAGGAAGCGCTGCCCGCCCAGCCGCCACCGCACCACATAGTCAGCGGCGAACACCACCCAGAGGACGAGCATCACCCACAGGCACAGGTCCCGCCAGGCCGCCAGGCTCACCGCCAGGACCCGGGTCGCGTACGCGGCCATGAAGACCAGCGACGCCACGAAGAGCGGAATCTCGGTGCGCTGCTCCCAGCGGGCCGCGCGGCTGTCGACGTCCACCGGCCAAGCTTGGCCGGTGGACGTCATCGAGGCGCCCCGGCGACACGCCGCGAACGGGCGAAGCCATATGCTGCCTAGCATGACGAGTGAGCCGGAGCAGCAGATCGGAGTGGGGACGCAGGACGCGTTCCAGCGCCTGTGGACGCCCCACCGGATGGCCTACATCCAGGGCGAGAACAAGCCCACCGGTCCGGGAGCCGACGACGGCTGCCCCTTCTGCTCGATACCGGCCAAGTCCGACGAGGACGGGCTGATCGTGCGCCGCGGCGAGCACGTGTACGCGGTCCTCAACCTGTACCCGTACAACGGCGGCCACCTCATGACCGTGCCCTACCGGCACGTGGCCGACTACACCGAGCTGACCGGGCCGGAGACCGCTGAACTCGCCGAGCTGACCAAGCAGGCGATGCAGGCCCTGCGCGCGGCCTCCGGTGCGCACGGCTTCAACATCGGCATGAACCAGGGCACGGTCGCGGGCGCCGGTATCGCCGCCCACCTGCACCAGCACGTCGTCCCGCGCTGGGGCGGCGACACGAACTTCATGCCGGTGGTCGGGCACACCAAGGTCCTGCCGCAGCTCCTGGCGGACACCCGCAAGATGCTGGCGGAGGCCTGGCCGGCCTAGGGACCGGGGGAGCCCGGGGGCGGCGGCGCGGCTTCCGGACCACCGCCGAGGACACCCCGACCGGGCGGCTGGGCCCGACGGCCGGGCCGGCGGACGCCTACGCGTCGTACACGTCGGCCTTCCTCGGCGTCGGGTCCTGGACGTTGCCGCTGAGGAACGCCGAGCGGGCACCGAACTTCTCCGTGTCCACGCCGTTCTCCTTCAGCACCCTGATCGCCGCCGAGTGCACCACCCGCAGCACCGGTGTGGCCGCGCGCAGCGCGTCGTCGGCCATGAAGCGGTGCCGCCACGGCTGATCGGCCCAGGCGTGCCGCAGACCGAACGGCTCGGGCAGTCCGAGCGAGCCGCCCAGCCAGTTCAGCAGCGGCGGGTACCAGGTCAGCGGGGCGCGCGCGGCGAGCCGTACCACTTCGTCGGTGGTGACCAGCGGCAGCTTGATCGTGCGGTTCTCCCACGGCTTGAAGGACTTGGCGACCTCCTTGACCGGCGCCTCCGGCTTCGTGGTGAACAGCGGGTTCACCGGCCCCAGGGCGTGCCCGGTGACCTCGATGCGCAGCGTCTCGTGCAGCACGGTCACCGTGATCAGCATGGTGATGACCAGCTGGCCGTCCCACAGCGTCCACTGCACGCCCAGATAGTGCCGGTCACCGCTGCCGAACTGCTGCTTGTTGCAGATCTCCTGTATGGCGTGCGGTTTGATCTGGAAGGCCTCGACGTCGGTGCCCTCGGGCCGGGACACCGCGACTGCCTTCTCGCCGATCGGCGTGACGATCCAGTGCTTCACGGACGGCTTGGGGAAGCCGCCCGTGTTCAGCGGGCCGCGCTCCAGCATGGCCAGCTGGTCGTGGATCGCGCGTATGACGTCCCAGCTGCGGAAGGGGTGGATCTCCCGGGTGCCGTCGGCGGGCACCAGTTCCTCGGCGAGCTGCCAGGCGCCCCACCGGGTGCCCATGCCGAGTATGCCCTTGGGTCCGGCGTAGAAGACCGAGTTGGACTGCTGCTCGGCGCTCAGCCGGGCCAGCGACTGGCGCAGCTCCTCCGCGGCCGTCTGGCCGGGCCCGCGCGGCACGGCCTCCGGGACCTTGGCGCCGACGCTGGTGCCCGACAGCAGGCCGTCCCAGCGGGCCCGCAGATCCTGGGCGGCGCTCTCGCAGACCCGCTTGGCCCAGAACCAGCCCAGCACGGGCAGGACGACGCACGCACGGGCGTACCACGCCCAGAGTCCGCCGAACGGCATCTTGATGAAGAACAGCGCGGCGAGCACGCCGACACCGAGGAGCAGGGCCGTGGCCAGTGGCCCGGCCCGCTTGTCGTCACTCCGGGCGACGAACATGCGCAGCTGGAAGACGAGCAGCCAGACGATCAGGCCGGGCAGGAAGAGCAGACCGCACAGCACCGTCACGGCCGTCAGGCGGTTGTCGCGCTCGCGGCGGATGTTGTTCGCCGCCAGACAGTGCTCCACCACGAACTGCGGCTCGGAGCCGAAGGACTGGATGAGCGGTTTGCGGCCGGGGGCGAGCATCCGGTCGATCACGGCACGCGAGAACGACTCACCGAGATTGGGCCGCAACAGCTTCATCCGGCCGGCCTTGACGGTCGACTGGTGCCATTCGTTGTCGGCCTTCTTGATCTCCTCGACCGGGCTGTCCCGGTACGCGGCGGAAGCCAGCGCGGAGGTCGCCGCCTGTCCCTCGTCGCCCGAGACGGGCACCTGCGGCCCGTCCCACTCCGTTCCAAACGACATTCCCGCCCCCATCACCGCCGGCGTCGCTCCTGCGGCCTTCCCGACTTCCCTGCCCCGCACACCTGTTGACCCGGCCCTCGTGCCAAAACCACCCCCACGACCGGACGGCGGCGGCACCACGTGATCAGGTGATCAGCGTATCCGCCGCCACCGACAACCGGCGGGCGGACGGCCGAAGCCGCCCGCCCGCACCGACCGGACGCGGCCGGACTACCCGCCGTCGCCCGCCTGTTCGCGGATCCGCTCGGCGATCTGCGGCGGCATCGGCTCGTGCCGGGCGTACGCCCGGTCGAACCGGGCCGTGCCGTGCGACAGCGAGCGCAGGTCCACGGCGTACCGGCCGATCTCGAACTCCGGCACCTCGGCCCTGATCAGCGTCCGCCCGGTACCCACCTGTTCGGTGCCGAGCAGGCGGCCGCGCCGGCTCGACAGGTCGCTCATCACCGGGCCCACGTAGTCGTCGCCGACGAGGACGGTCACCTCGGCGACCGGTTCCAGCAGATGGATCCGCGCGCCCGCGGCGGCCTCGCGCAGCGCCAGCGCACCCGCCGTCTGGAAGGCGGCGTCGGAGGAGTCCACCGAGTGCGCCTTGCCGTCCAGCAGCGTGATCCGGACGTCGATGAGCGGATACCCGGCGGCCACACCCTTGGCCGCCTGCGCCCGGACGCCCTTCTCGACGGACGGGATGAACTGCCGGGGCACCGCCCCGCCGACCACCTTGTCCACGAACTCGATGCCCGAACCGCCCGGCAGCGGCTCCACCTCGATCTCGCAGATCGCGTACTGCCCGTGCCCGCCGGACTGCTTCACATGCCGTCCGCGCCCGCCGGCCTTGGCCGCGAACGTCTCCCGCAGAGAGACCCGGTGGGGGACGACGTCGACCTGGACGCCGTAGCGGCTGCGCAGCCGTTCCAGGGCGACGTCCGCATGGGCCTCGCCCAGACACCACAGGACCACCTGATGGGTGTCCTGGTTCTGCTCCAGGCGCATCGTCGGGTCCTCGGCGACCAGCCGGGACAGGCCCTGGGACAGCTTGTCCTCGTCGGCCTTGCTGTGCGCCTGGATGGCGAGCGGCAGCAGCGGGTCCGGCATCTGCCAGGGCTCCATCAGGAGCGGGTCGTCCTTCGCGGACAGCGTGTCACCGGTCTCCGCGCGGCCCAGCTTGGCCACGCACACCAGGTCGCCGGCGACGGCGTGCGTCACCGGACGCTGCTGCTTGCCGAAGGGCATGGACAGGGCGCCGATCTTCTCGTCGACGTCGTGGTCCTCGTGCCCGCGGTCGGCGAGACCGTGCCCGGAGACGTGCACCGTCTGGTCCGGGCGCAGCGTCCCGGAGAACACGCGGACGAGGGAGATGCGGCCGACGTACGGGTCGGAGGAGGTCTTGACGACCTCGGCGACCAGCGGACCGCCGGTGTCGCACGGCTTCAGCTCGCGCTGCTTGCCGTCGACGGTCGTGACGCCGGGCAGGGGATGCTCGAACGGGGTCGGGAACCCGCCGGTGATCAGCTCCAGCAGCTCGACCGTGCCGAGCCCCTGGCGGGCGCCCTCGGCGGCGGGCGCGGCGGCGAGGACGGGGAAGAAGCTGCCGCGGGCGACGGCCCGCTCCAGGTCCTCGATCAGCGTCTTGACGTCGACCTGCTCACCGCCGAGATAGCGGTCCATGAGGGTCTCGTCCTCGCTCTCGGCGATGATCCCCTCGATGAGCCGGTTGCGGGCCTCCTCGATGTCCGACAGCTGGTCCTCGCCGGGCTCGGAGTCCTTGCGCTCACCGGCCGAGTAGTCGAAGAGCTTCCGGGACAGCAGCCCGATCAGCCCGGTCACCGGCGCGTGTCCGTCCGGGCCCTCGGGGCCGCGCAGCGGCAGGTACAGGGGCAGTACGGCGTCGGGGTCGTCGCCGCCGAAGGCCTCCGCGCAGATCCGCGTGGTCTCCTCGAAGTCCGCGCGCGCGGACTCCAGGTGCGTGATCACGATCGCGCGGGGCATGCCGACCGCCGCGCACTCCTCCCACAGCATCCGGGTCGAGCCGTCCACCCCGTCCGAGGCCGAGACGACGAAGAGGGCCGCGTCCGCGGCGCGCAGACCGGCCCTGAGCTCACCGACGAAGTCGGCGTATCCGGGGGTGTCGAGCAGGTTGACCTTGATGCCGTCCCATTCGACCGGCGCGAGGGAGAGCTGTACGGAGCGTTGCTGCCGGTGCTCGATGTCGTCGTAGTCGGACACGGTGCCGCCGTCCTCGACGCGGCCCGCCCGGTTCACCGCCCCCGCGGTCAGCGCGAGGGCTTCCACCAGAGTGGTCTTGCCCGATCCGCTGTGGCCGACCAGCACCACGTTCCGGACGGACGTGGGTTGGTCGGCCGCCAGAGCCCTGCCGGCGGCTCCGGGGTGTGTCTGTGTCTTGTCGCCCATGATCCTGCCTCCCGTGCACGGTGAGGTCACTGTGGGCGCGGACACGCGGGACCCGCGTGCTCTGGCGGCTCCGGCGACGCCCGCGGTTATTCGAGCTTTCCACTCCCGTCATGCCGCGTCCATACGAACGACCACGAAGGCCGCGGACCGGTACCGATCGCGCCACACACGCCCCGAGTGCGGCCGTGGGCACCGGCTCGCGGCACGAGCCGCGGGTGCCCGCCCGTCGAGCGCGCGCGTGCGTGACTACGATGGGCCAGCCGGCGGCCACCAGGGCCGCGGCCACACCGACCGTCGGGAAGGCCATGCTGAACAAGTACGCGCGTGCATTCTTCACGCGTGTCCTCACGCCGTTCGCCGCGTTTCTCATCCGCCGGGGCGTCAGCCCCGACACGGTCACGCTCCTCGGCACGGCGGGTGTGGTCGCGGGAGCGCTGGTCTTCTATCCCAGGGGCGAGTTCTTCTGGGGCACGGTCGTCATCACCCTGTTCGTCTTCTCCGACCTCGTCGACGGCAACATGGCCCGCCAGCTGGGCCGCTCCAGCCGCTGGGGCGCCTTCCTCGACTCCACCCTGGACCGGGTCGCCGACGGCGCCATCTTCGGCGGCTTCGCGCTCTGGTACGCGGGCAACGGCGCCGACAACGTCCTGTGCGCCGTCTCGATCTTCTGCCTGGCCAGCGGCCAGGTGGTGTCGTACACGAAGGCGCGTGGCGAGTCCATCGGGCTGCCTGTGGCGGTCAACGGGCTCGTGGAGCGCGCCGAACGGCTGGTGATCTCGCTGGTCGCGGCCGGTTTCGCGGGACTGCACAAGTTCGGGGTGCCGGGCATCCAGTGGCTGCTGCCGGTCGCCCTGTGGATCGTCGCCGTGGGCAGCCTCGTCACGCTGATCCAGCGGGTCGTCACCGTCCGCCGCGAGTCCGCCGAGGCCGAGGCGGCCGCCGGGCAGAACACCTCCCAGGGGAGCGAGGCCGCGAAGTGAGCAGCGCCGACCGGCTCACCGACTCGCTGTACGGGCTCGGCTGGAGCACCGTCAAGAGGCTCCCCGAACCGGCCGCCGTCCGGCTCGGCCGCACCATCGCCGATCTCGCCTGGAAGAAGCGCGGCAAGGGCGTCCTGCGCCTGGAGTCCAACTACGCGCGCGTGCTGCCCGACGCCACGCCCGAGCGCCTGGCCGAGCTGTCCCGCGCGGGCATGCGCTCCTACCTGCGCTACTGGATGGAGTCCTTCCGGCTCCCCGCCTGGAGCGCCGAGCGGGTGCGGACGGGCTTCGACCCCAAGGACCTCCACTTCCTCACCGACGGCCTCGCCTCCGGCCGGGGCGTCGTCCTCGCCCTGCCCCACCTGGCCAACTGGGACCTGGCCGGCGCCTGGGTCACCACCAAGCTCGAGACGCCCTTCACGACGGTCGCCGAGCGCCTGAAGCCCGAGACGCTGTACGACCGCTTCGTCGCCTACCGCGAGGGCCTCGGCATGGAGGTCCTGCCGCACAGCGGGGGCTCCGCCTTCGGCACCCTCGCCCGCCGGCTGCGCGACGGCGGCCTGGTCTGCCTGGTCGCCGACCGCGACCTGTCCGCCTCCGGCGTGGAGGTCGACTTCTTCGGCGAGACGGCACGGATGCCCGCCGGCCCGGCCCTGCTCGCCCAGCAGACCGGCGCCCTGCTGCTGCCGGTCACGCTCTGGTACGACGAGTCGCCCGTCATGAAGGGCCGGCTCCATCCCCCGATCGAGGTGCCGGAGTCAGGCACGCGGGCCGAGAAGACGTCTGTGATGACACAGGCGCTGGCGAACGCCTTCGCCACCGGCATCGCCCACCATCCGGAGGACTGGCACATGCTCCAGCGCCTGTGGCTCGCCGACCTCGACCCCGCGAAGGGACCCTCGTGAGAATCGGGATCGTCTGCCCGTACTCCTGGGACGTGCCCGGTGGCGTCCAGTTCCACATCCGCGATCTCGCCGAGTACTTCATCCGGCTCGGCCACGAGGTCTCCGTGCTCGCCCCGGCCGACGACGACACGCCCCTGCCGCCGTACGTCGTCTCGGCCGGCCGCGCGGTCCCGGTGCCGTACAACGGCTCGGTGGCCCGCCTCAACTTCGGTTTCCTGTCGGCCGCGCGGGTGCGGCGCTGGCTGCACGACGGGGCCTTCGACGTGGTCCACATCCACGAGCCGACCTCGCCCTCGCTGGGACTGCTGACCTGCTGGGCGGCCCAGGGGCCCATCGTCGCGACCTTCCACACCTCCAACCCGCGCTCGCGCGCCATGATCGCCGCGTACGCGATCCTGCAGGCCGCGCTGGAGAAGATCAGCGCGCGGATCGCCGTGAGCGAGTACGCCCGGCGCACGCTGGTCGAGCACCTCGGCGGGGACGCGGTGGTCATCCCCAACGGCGTCGACGTGGACTTCTTCGCCAAGGCCGAGCCGAGGCCCGAGTGGCAGGGCGACACGATCGGCTTCATCGGGCGCATCGACGAACCCCGTAAGGGCCTGCCCGTCCTGATGCGGGCCCTGCCGAAGATCCTCGCGGCCCGCCCGGGGGCGAGGCTGCTGGTCGCGGGACGGGGCGACGAGGAGGCGGCCGTCGAGGAACTGCCGAAGGAGCTGCGCTCGCGCGTGGAGTTCCTCGGCATGGTCAGCGACGAGGACAAGGCGCGCTTCCTGCGCAGCGTCGACCTGTACGTCGCGCCCAACACCGGCGGCGAGAGCTTCGGCATCATCCTGGTCGAGGCGATGTCGGCGGGCGCGCCCGTCCTCGCCTCCGACCTGGACGCGTTCGTCCAGGTCCTGGACAAGGGCGCGGCGGGCGAGGTCTTCGCCAACGAGGACGCGGACGCCCTGGCCGAGGCGGCCGTACGGCTGCTCGGCGACCCCGAGCGGCTGGCCGAGCTGGGCGACCTCGGAAGCGCCCACGTGCGGCGCTTCGACTGGTCGACGGTCGGCGCGGACATCCTGTCCGTCTACGAGACGGTGACGGCCGGCGCGGCGGCGGTGGCGGCGGACGAACGCACGACGGGCCTGCGAGCACGGTTCGGCCTGGCCCGGGACTGAGGCAGTTCCGGTCGGGCCGGGCAGGCCGTGGGGACTGTTGGTGCGGTGGCCGGGAGCCGCTGCCGGTCGGCACCCCGTCGATCCGGGCCGATACGGCTCACGCGCGGTCGGCGCGGCTCGGCGGGGCGACGCGGCAGTCGTTCCGGTCGGCACCGCGTCGAGCCGGGGCGGTCCGGATCGGA of the Streptomyces sp. 1222.5 genome contains:
- a CDS encoding DUF412 family protein → MSFGTEWDGPQVPVSGDEGQAATSALASAAYRDSPVEEIKKADNEWHQSTVKAGRMKLLRPNLGESFSRAVIDRMLAPGRKPLIQSFGSEPQFVVEHCLAANNIRRERDNRLTAVTVLCGLLFLPGLIVWLLVFQLRMFVARSDDKRAGPLATALLLGVGVLAALFFIKMPFGGLWAWYARACVVLPVLGWFWAKRVCESAAQDLRARWDGLLSGTSVGAKVPEAVPRGPGQTAAEELRQSLARLSAEQQSNSVFYAGPKGILGMGTRWGAWQLAEELVPADGTREIHPFRSWDVIRAIHDQLAMLERGPLNTGGFPKPSVKHWIVTPIGEKAVAVSRPEGTDVEAFQIKPHAIQEICNKQQFGSGDRHYLGVQWTLWDGQLVITMLITVTVLHETLRIEVTGHALGPVNPLFTTKPEAPVKEVAKSFKPWENRTIKLPLVTTDEVVRLAARAPLTWYPPLLNWLGGSLGLPEPFGLRHAWADQPWRHRFMADDALRAATPVLRVVHSAAIRVLKENGVDTEKFGARSAFLSGNVQDPTPRKADVYDA
- a CDS encoding HIT domain-containing protein produces the protein MLPSMTSEPEQQIGVGTQDAFQRLWTPHRMAYIQGENKPTGPGADDGCPFCSIPAKSDEDGLIVRRGEHVYAVLNLYPYNGGHLMTVPYRHVADYTELTGPETAELAELTKQAMQALRAASGAHGFNIGMNQGTVAGAGIAAHLHQHVVPRWGGDTNFMPVVGHTKVLPQLLADTRKMLAEAWPA
- the pgsA gene encoding phosphatidylinositol phosphate synthase, producing MGQPAATRAAATPTVGKAMLNKYARAFFTRVLTPFAAFLIRRGVSPDTVTLLGTAGVVAGALVFYPRGEFFWGTVVITLFVFSDLVDGNMARQLGRSSRWGAFLDSTLDRVADGAIFGGFALWYAGNGADNVLCAVSIFCLASGQVVSYTKARGESIGLPVAVNGLVERAERLVISLVAAGFAGLHKFGVPGIQWLLPVALWIVAVGSLVTLIQRVVTVRRESAEAEAAAGQNTSQGSEAAK
- a CDS encoding potassium channel family protein; its protein translation is MDVDSRAARWEQRTEIPLFVASLVFMAAYATRVLAVSLAAWRDLCLWVMLVLWVVFAADYVVRWRLGGQRFLRFVSTHFLHTVVVILPLLRPLRIVPLYDVIQRRQGEPRLSLYARVISYASLSTLLLGFAGALAVFQQERGAPGATMTTFGDAVWWAASTLSTVGYGDITPVTELGRTIAMGMMACGIGLLGAVTGSFSSWLMQTFTRESDRKGPPGR
- the thrS gene encoding threonine--tRNA ligase — protein: MSDVRVIIQRDSEREERVVTTGTTAADLFAGERSIIAARVAGELRDLSHELADGDEVEGVEISSEDGLNILRHSTAHVMAQAVQELFPEAKLGIGPPVKDGFYYDFDVEKPFHPDDLKAIEKKMQEIQKRGQRFSRRVVTDEAAREELADEPYKLELIGLKGSASHDDGADVEVGAGELTIYDNLDAKTGELCWKDLCRGPHLPTTRLIPAFKLMRNAAAYWRGSEKNPMLQRIYGTAWPSKDELKAHLDFLAEAEKRDHRKLGSELDLFSIPEQIGSGLAVFHPKGGIVRRVMEDYSRRRHEEEGYEFVYTPHATKGKLFETSGHLDWYADGMYPPMQLDEGVDYYLKPMNCPMHNLIFDARGRSYRELPLRLFEFGTVYRYEKSGVVHGLTRARGFTQDDAHIYCTREQMSEELDKTLTFVLGLLRDYGLTDFYLELSTKDPEKFVGSDEVWEEATETLRQVAEKQGLPLVPDPGGAAFYGPKISVQTKDAIGRTWQMSTIQLDFNLPERFDLEYTGPDGAKQRPVMIHRALFGSIERFFAVLLEHYAGAFPAWLAPVQALGIPIGDAHVEYLEKFAAAAKKQGLRVEVDSSSDRMQKKIRNAQKQKVPFMVIAGDEDMSNDSVSFRYRDGSQENGIPFDEAIAKIAKIVEERSQV
- a CDS encoding elongation factor G-like protein EF-G2; this encodes MGDKTQTHPGAAGRALAADQPTSVRNVVLVGHSGSGKTTLVEALALTAGAVNRAGRVEDGGTVSDYDDIEHRQQRSVQLSLAPVEWDGIKVNLLDTPGYADFVGELRAGLRAADAALFVVSASDGVDGSTRMLWEECAAVGMPRAIVITHLESARADFEETTRICAEAFGGDDPDAVLPLYLPLRGPEGPDGHAPVTGLIGLLSRKLFDYSAGERKDSEPGEDQLSDIEEARNRLIEGIIAESEDETLMDRYLGGEQVDVKTLIEDLERAVARGSFFPVLAAAPAAEGARQGLGTVELLELITGGFPTPFEHPLPGVTTVDGKQRELKPCDTGGPLVAEVVKTSSDPYVGRISLVRVFSGTLRPDQTVHVSGHGLADRGHEDHDVDEKIGALSMPFGKQQRPVTHAVAGDLVCVAKLGRAETGDTLSAKDDPLLMEPWQMPDPLLPLAIQAHSKADEDKLSQGLSRLVAEDPTMRLEQNQDTHQVVLWCLGEAHADVALERLRSRYGVQVDVVPHRVSLRETFAAKAGGRGRHVKQSGGHGQYAICEIEVEPLPGGSGIEFVDKVVGGAVPRQFIPSVEKGVRAQAAKGVAAGYPLIDVRITLLDGKAHSVDSSDAAFQTAGALALREAAAGARIHLLEPVAEVTVLVGDDYVGPVMSDLSSRRGRLLGTEQVGTGRTLIRAEVPEFEIGRYAVDLRSLSHGTARFDRAYARHEPMPPQIAERIREQAGDGG
- a CDS encoding DUF4365 domain-containing protein → MAIAQPERGGLLPDRPGTLRGTLATTACMETLQVGYLHAVAAAAGCSLSQPFPDNGIDWHVSHSAPGHTVDDEVTIKVQLKCTYQVPPNPPGRFFSFTLDNDHLRKLARTPVSVHKILVVMLVPRAQDDWLRAGHDRLDLRHCCYWVNLAGRPVTGRHRTTVRIPTARIFDDRALCEIMTRVGTGGRP